In one Candidatus Neomarinimicrobiota bacterium genomic region, the following are encoded:
- the moaC gene encoding cyclic pyranopterin monophosphate synthase MoaC, translating to MTLSHINDDGSASMVDISDKDLTSRKAIASGRVKLNKEAFDALVQNKIKKGDVLTVANIAGINAAKKTWELIPLSHQINLRHIKIDFEPNEEKLEIDIISEVRSEDKTGVEMEALTAVSVAALTIYDMCKSLDRAIEISMVKLNFKSGGKSGIFENE from the coding sequence TTGACGCTATCACACATTAATGACGACGGCAGCGCCTCGATGGTGGACATTTCAGATAAAGATCTGACCTCGCGAAAAGCTATAGCGTCGGGACGAGTGAAATTGAACAAAGAGGCATTTGACGCCCTGGTTCAAAACAAAATAAAAAAAGGTGACGTACTTACCGTTGCAAACATAGCGGGAATAAACGCGGCGAAGAAGACCTGGGAATTGATTCCGCTCAGTCATCAAATAAACCTGCGGCACATAAAGATCGACTTCGAGCCTAACGAAGAAAAGTTGGAAATAGATATAATATCGGAGGTGAGGAGTGAGGACAAAACAGGCGTGGAGATGGAAGCTCTGACCGCTGTGTCGGTTGCCGCATTGACTATTTACGACATGTGCAAATCACTCGACAGAGCCATAGAAATCAGCATGGTGAAGCTGAATTTTAAGTCCGGCGGTAAAAGCGGAATATTTGAAAATGAGTAA
- the pyrF gene encoding orotidine-5'-phosphate decarboxylase, whose translation MSFTDRLSSLIDSKKSHLCIGLDVQPEKFPKSVISSADPVIEFNTQIIKYTEDIAAAYKINLAFYEALGNEGYRLLEKTLSMIPDEVLSIADGKRGDIGTSSEMYAKALFTELEFDAVTVNPYMGHDSIEPFTRYPEKGVFVLVLTSNPGAMDFQKFNGGNGNPLYIEVATKLSGWNKNDNIGMVLGATHPEELKRAVESAPGLPCLIPGVGKQGGDPEELKKIFSNNRSNSFLVNSSRAIIYASDQEDFASRAREEAKSLREVLN comes from the coding sequence ATGAGTTTTACAGACCGCTTAAGCTCTCTTATAGATAGCAAAAAGAGCCACCTGTGCATCGGATTGGACGTTCAGCCGGAAAAGTTTCCGAAGTCTGTTATCTCGTCTGCCGATCCGGTGATCGAATTCAATACTCAAATAATAAAATATACCGAAGACATAGCAGCTGCATATAAAATTAATCTTGCGTTTTATGAAGCTCTGGGAAATGAAGGATACCGGCTGCTTGAAAAGACGCTTTCGATGATCCCCGATGAGGTTCTTTCCATAGCTGACGGTAAAAGGGGAGACATCGGTACGAGTTCGGAAATGTACGCAAAGGCACTTTTCACGGAACTTGAATTTGATGCCGTCACGGTGAACCCTTATATGGGTCATGATTCCATTGAACCGTTCACACGGTATCCTGAAAAGGGCGTATTCGTCCTTGTTCTGACGTCGAATCCGGGTGCGATGGATTTCCAGAAATTCAACGGGGGGAATGGCAATCCGTTATATATCGAAGTGGCAACAAAGCTTTCCGGGTGGAATAAAAACGATAATATCGGTATGGTGCTTGGAGCGACTCATCCGGAGGAGTTAAAACGGGCAGTGGAATCAGCTCCCGGATTGCCCTGTCTGATCCCGGGGGTCGGGAAGCAGGGCGGAGATCCGGAAGAGTTGAAAAAAATATTCAGTAATAACAGAAGCAACTCTTTTCTCGTAAATTCTTCAAGGGCAATTATTTATGCTTCGGATCAAGAAGACTTTGCTTCAAGGGCAAGAGAAGAAGCGAAATCACTGCGGGAGGTTCTTAATTAA
- a CDS encoding cytochrome c biogenesis protein CcdA gives MSNVSIIAAFFGGFISFISPCVLPLVPAYISFVSGLSMEELKDDASKRNNKRVLLFSLSFVLGFSVVFIALGAALAGLFAAFFKQPLFYRTAGL, from the coding sequence ATGTCTAACGTTAGTATAATAGCGGCGTTTTTCGGGGGATTTATATCCTTTATTTCTCCGTGCGTACTCCCGCTTGTGCCTGCCTACATCTCGTTCGTTTCCGGTTTGTCTATGGAAGAACTCAAGGATGACGCGAGTAAGAGGAATAATAAAAGAGTTTTACTATTCAGCCTCTCGTTCGTACTCGGGTTTTCTGTTGTGTTTATAGCGCTCGGCGCTGCCTTAGCGGGCCTGTTTGCCGCGTTTTTCAAACAGCCGTTGTTTTATAGAACGGCGGGACTG
- a CDS encoding GNAT family N-acetyltransferase produces MSDTALPEGIDPASAHSASKVIRNIDGGFTIELLRSLGKEDIKPLIKISQSLVDSFELKLLATKKDILRYFNPPSTLPFIARHHGDPVGFIIGVPLEHFSDMEWAAVDENLGAENTLYTYAFGIIPSHRGKGVASELKKTYLWWCKDRGYNYVTGCVREGISTQMGGDTRIISYFDDWNGTGIKFEYYRRTL; encoded by the coding sequence ATGAGTGACACTGCTCTACCGGAGGGAATAGATCCGGCTTCCGCTCATTCGGCTTCAAAGGTCATCAGAAATATTGACGGTGGATTCACGATTGAACTTCTTCGGTCGCTCGGTAAAGAAGATATAAAACCTTTGATAAAGATTTCTCAATCGCTCGTGGATAGCTTTGAACTGAAGCTGCTCGCAACCAAAAAGGATATTCTCAGGTATTTTAATCCACCTTCAACGCTTCCTTTTATCGCACGTCATCACGGAGATCCTGTCGGTTTCATCATAGGAGTCCCGCTTGAACATTTTAGCGACATGGAGTGGGCTGCCGTAGATGAAAACCTCGGCGCTGAGAACACTCTTTATACTTACGCCTTCGGCATCATCCCCTCACATCGGGGGAAGGGCGTTGCTTCCGAACTGAAGAAGACTTATCTCTGGTGGTGTAAAGACCGCGGTTATAATTACGTTACAGGATGCGTCAGGGAGGGAATATCAACTCAGATGGGTGGAGATACGAGGATCATTTCGTATTTCGATGACTGGAACGGAACCGGAATAAAGTTCGAATATTACCGGCGGACGCTCTAA
- a CDS encoding orotate phosphoribosyltransferase has translation MTNREIEDLFVESGALKEGHFKLTSGLHSSRYVDKFKILSKPRLASPLLTEMAERWKSNDIELVVGPAVGGIILSYEIARQLGCDGIFLERKNGKMALSRGFSIEKSQRILIVEDVVTTGGSVNEVCEVLKQLGGEIAGISLMVDRSGGKVDFGIKTDSLIQLDLELFEPESCPMCSDEIELEIPGGSGKDAD, from the coding sequence TTGACAAACAGAGAAATAGAAGATTTATTCGTCGAGTCCGGTGCATTAAAAGAGGGACATTTTAAATTGACTTCGGGACTGCACAGCTCCCGGTATGTGGATAAATTTAAGATATTGAGCAAGCCGCGGCTCGCCTCACCGCTTCTGACAGAGATGGCTGAAAGATGGAAAAGCAACGACATCGAGTTGGTTGTCGGACCTGCGGTTGGTGGGATAATATTGTCATATGAGATTGCCCGCCAGCTCGGCTGCGACGGAATATTCCTCGAAAGAAAGAACGGGAAAATGGCTTTATCGAGAGGATTTTCTATAGAGAAGTCTCAAAGAATTCTTATAGTGGAAGACGTCGTAACCACGGGCGGCTCCGTAAACGAAGTTTGTGAAGTGCTGAAACAATTAGGCGGAGAGATTGCGGGGATCTCACTAATGGTTGACCGGAGCGGCGGGAAAGTAGATTTTGGCATTAAAACCGATTCGTTGATACAGCTGGATCTGGAACTCTTTGAGCCCGAGAGCTGTCCCATGTGCAGCGATGAGATCGAGCTCGAAATACCCGGCGGCAGCGGGAAGGATGCCGATTGA
- a CDS encoding peptidylprolyl isomerase, which translates to MTYEILSAEQIEAVMQAVTDIEIPTIDSNEVAVIETKFGRMVIEFDVENAPVHSANFKKLANAGYYDGITFHRIISGFMIQGGDINSRDDDPTNDGSGGPGYTLGAEIHNVHKRGTVAAARTGNDVNPERRSSGSQFYICHVDIPHLDGEYSAYGQVIEGLDVVDKIAAVRTGPGNKPLEVVVMQRVYMTTKSELNN; encoded by the coding sequence ATGACGTATGAAATATTAAGCGCAGAACAGATAGAGGCAGTGATGCAGGCAGTAACGGATATTGAAATACCGACGATAGATTCAAACGAAGTCGCTGTTATCGAGACCAAATTCGGCAGGATGGTTATAGAGTTCGACGTAGAAAACGCTCCGGTTCATTCTGCGAACTTCAAAAAACTTGCAAATGCGGGTTATTATGACGGCATAACGTTCCACCGGATCATTTCCGGCTTTATGATACAGGGTGGAGATATTAACTCTCGCGATGATGATCCCACGAACGACGGTTCGGGCGGTCCGGGATATACTTTAGGCGCGGAAATCCACAATGTTCACAAAAGGGGTACAGTGGCGGCGGCAAGGACCGGGAATGACGTAAATCCGGAGCGGAGATCGAGCGGGAGTCAGTTTTACATTTGTCACGTTGACATACCGCATCTTGACGGTGAATACAGCGCATACGGTCAAGTGATAGAAGGTCTTGATGTAGTTGACAAGATCGCCGCGGTAAGGACAGGTCCCGGCAACAAACCGCTTGAAGTCGTGGTGATGCAGAGAGTTTATATGACCACGAAATCCGAGTTGAATAACTGA
- a CDS encoding Glu/Leu/Phe/Val dehydrogenase → MPKKRTVKEDLNLNNIVGKQFDKAARTCNIPQGLIRQIRECNAVYQMQFPVKVGRHYELFLGWRAEHSQHKKPLKGGIRFSPSVSQDEIMALAALMTYKCAIVNVPFGGSKGGVRIAPWKYNRSVMEKVTRRFTAELIKKNFIGPGENVPAPDMGTGPREMAWIADTYDVFHPGGLDNMACVTGKPVEQGGIQGRREATGRGIQYGIKEATSDKKAMKRIGLSTGIEGKTVAIQGFGNVGWNAARFMHEEGCIIVGIGEWDGCIINPKGIDPVKVIKHRQKTGSIRNFPGAKTLKNPKAVLELECDILIPAALENQITLENAGRIKCKILAEGANGPTTNGAEDILLKKGILVIPDIYLNAGGVTVSYFEWGKNLTHMRYGRMEKRFDEIKTERLLNISDRFLEKRLDKKVRQSIIKGPDEIDLVNSGLEETMRDAYREIMELHNRRKKVTDLRTAAFALAIEKVAKTYLQLGIFP, encoded by the coding sequence ATGCCGAAAAAAAGGACGGTTAAGGAAGACTTAAACCTCAATAATATCGTTGGGAAGCAATTTGATAAGGCAGCACGGACTTGTAATATTCCTCAAGGGCTGATAAGACAAATAAGGGAGTGTAATGCGGTTTATCAGATGCAGTTTCCTGTTAAGGTAGGGCGTCACTACGAACTATTTCTCGGATGGAGGGCGGAACACAGCCAGCATAAAAAACCGCTGAAGGGTGGTATCCGGTTCAGTCCCTCAGTATCACAGGACGAGATCATGGCGCTTGCGGCTCTTATGACCTATAAATGCGCTATCGTAAACGTCCCGTTCGGCGGTTCTAAGGGGGGAGTTCGAATTGCGCCCTGGAAGTACAATAGAAGTGTGATGGAAAAAGTCACCCGGAGATTCACGGCGGAGTTGATCAAAAAAAACTTCATCGGTCCGGGAGAGAACGTGCCGGCTCCGGACATGGGAACCGGTCCGCGTGAGATGGCCTGGATTGCGGATACTTACGACGTATTTCACCCGGGCGGTTTAGATAACATGGCATGCGTAACGGGTAAACCTGTGGAGCAGGGCGGAATTCAGGGTAGAAGAGAGGCGACCGGAAGAGGTATACAATATGGAATAAAGGAAGCCACTTCTGATAAAAAGGCGATGAAACGCATCGGACTATCTACCGGAATTGAAGGGAAAACCGTTGCTATACAGGGTTTTGGTAATGTCGGATGGAACGCCGCCAGGTTTATGCACGAAGAAGGATGCATAATTGTCGGTATAGGCGAATGGGACGGCTGCATAATAAACCCGAAGGGGATCGATCCGGTTAAGGTTATCAAACATAGACAAAAAACGGGTTCGATAAGAAACTTTCCCGGCGCTAAAACATTAAAAAATCCAAAAGCCGTGTTGGAGTTGGAATGCGACATTCTGATTCCGGCAGCTTTAGAAAATCAGATCACGCTTGAAAACGCCGGACGAATCAAATGTAAAATATTAGCCGAAGGCGCCAACGGACCCACAACGAACGGCGCGGAAGATATACTTCTGAAAAAAGGCATATTGGTAATCCCTGATATATACCTGAACGCAGGAGGTGTTACGGTTTCTTACTTTGAGTGGGGTAAAAACCTGACTCATATGAGATACGGCAGGATGGAAAAAAGGTTCGATGAAATAAAAACAGAGCGATTACTGAACATAAGCGATCGATTTCTTGAAAAGAGGCTTGATAAAAAAGTCAGACAGTCCATTATCAAAGGACCTGACGAGATAGACCTCGTCAATTCGGGATTAGAGGAAACTATGCGCGATGCTTACAGGGAGATCATGGAATTACATAACCGCAGAAAAAAGGTTACTGACCTGCGAACAGCCGCGTTTGCGCTCGCAATAGAAAAGGTAGCCAAGACCTATCTTCAGCTGGGCATATTCCCTTAG
- a CDS encoding DUF427 domain-containing protein, with the protein MVKAIWNGKEIAASEECIVVEGNQYFPPESVKKEYFKDSSNSSICPWKGTASYYNLEVDGESNPDAAWYYPDPSKAAMEIKDYVAFWKGVEIQKS; encoded by the coding sequence ATGGTCAAAGCGATATGGAATGGAAAAGAGATTGCTGCAAGCGAAGAATGTATTGTAGTAGAAGGAAATCAGTATTTTCCTCCCGAAAGCGTCAAAAAGGAATATTTTAAGGATAGCAGCAACAGCTCAATTTGCCCCTGGAAGGGCACAGCGAGCTATTACAATTTAGAAGTTGATGGTGAGAGTAATCCGGATGCCGCCTGGTACTACCCGGACCCTTCAAAAGCCGCAATGGAAATAAAAGATTACGTGGCGTTCTGGAAGGGAGTGGAGATACAAAAATCTTAA
- a CDS encoding MBL fold metallo-hydrolase, which translates to MKIITLASGSNANSTFIESGETRLLIDIGLSGKATMAMLKEIGVLPMSISGIFITHEHKDHCRGLNLFTKKYNVPVYANEKTASAIAEELSHALNLRTISETEEVQINGVKIIPFSVPHNSVEPVGYKIIAGRKKTGILTDCGFATNLIKERLKDVDLLIIESNYDEELLKNSAYPWSIKQRISGRLGHLSNSESASLIAKIFKGRQAKVILGHISENTNTPELALKAVNSALNGDEKFDHVIYQAPRKGLGTVFEL; encoded by the coding sequence TTGAAAATTATCACTCTTGCCTCCGGCAGTAACGCCAATTCCACGTTTATCGAATCGGGAGAGACAAGGCTTTTAATCGATATCGGGCTTTCAGGGAAGGCTACCATGGCGATGCTCAAGGAGATAGGTGTTCTGCCGATGAGTATTTCGGGGATATTCATTACTCATGAACACAAAGATCACTGCCGCGGTCTGAACCTGTTTACAAAGAAATATAACGTCCCCGTCTATGCCAATGAAAAAACTGCAAGCGCCATCGCGGAGGAGCTGTCACACGCGCTGAATTTACGCACGATTTCGGAGACGGAAGAGGTGCAGATCAACGGCGTGAAGATCATACCTTTTAGTGTACCTCATAACAGCGTTGAACCGGTCGGGTATAAAATTATAGCAGGGAGGAAAAAGACAGGTATTCTCACTGATTGCGGGTTTGCGACCAATCTGATCAAGGAGAGATTAAAAGATGTTGACTTACTGATCATCGAGTCGAACTATGACGAAGAGCTGCTTAAAAACTCGGCGTATCCATGGTCTATCAAGCAGAGAATAAGCGGAAGGTTAGGGCATCTGTCGAACAGTGAATCGGCATCGCTGATCGCCAAAATATTCAAAGGTCGACAGGCGAAGGTGATACTCGGACATATATCTGAAAATACGAATACACCGGAGCTGGCGCTTAAAGCGGTAAATTCAGCGCTGAACGGAGACGAAAAATTCGATCACGTGATATATCAGGCACCGCGAAAAGGATTAGGAACGGTGTTCGAGCTATGA
- a CDS encoding dicarboxylate/amino acid:cation symporter gives MVKLKLHWQILIALFLGVIVGALFGERIIWISFLGDIFLRLLKMIIIPLIIASIISGVTSVGSAKKLGKLGAKTFIYYISTSLLAIITGLILVNIVQPGVGADLGLEEAPTGLSTIDSPVDILYRLIPVNPVASMADGEILPIIFFCIFFGFFVTRLPESSRIRVTQLFETFFEIMMKMTGVIIRLAPIGVFGLMVKIVAKTGFSAFVPLLSYMSVVAGGLLIHALITLPLVLALVAKVNPLEFFRNMSDALTTAFSTSSSSATLPLTITSVQKKAGVSNKITSFVLPLGSTINMDGTALYECVAAIFIAQAYGIDLSFTQQLIVVMTALLASIGAAGIPMAGLVMMSIILNAVGLPLEGVGLIIAVDRVLDMMRTTVNVWSDSVGTITIAKSEGEKVMVSSSE, from the coding sequence ATTGTGAAATTGAAATTGCACTGGCAAATTTTAATAGCCCTTTTTCTCGGGGTTATTGTCGGCGCTCTCTTCGGCGAACGAATAATTTGGATATCTTTTTTGGGCGATATCTTTCTCCGACTCCTGAAAATGATAATCATTCCGCTTATCATTGCTTCGATCATCTCAGGTGTGACGAGCGTCGGCTCAGCCAAGAAACTCGGTAAGCTCGGCGCTAAAACCTTCATTTATTACATTAGCACGAGTTTATTGGCTATTATCACGGGACTGATACTCGTCAACATTGTTCAACCGGGAGTAGGTGCGGACTTAGGTCTCGAAGAAGCCCCGACGGGACTATCCACGATTGACTCCCCTGTCGATATACTTTACAGATTGATCCCGGTCAATCCTGTTGCATCCATGGCTGACGGAGAGATATTACCGATAATTTTCTTCTGTATCTTTTTCGGATTTTTCGTCACCCGCTTACCGGAGTCTTCTCGAATCCGTGTAACACAACTTTTCGAAACGTTTTTTGAGATAATGATGAAAATGACCGGAGTGATCATCAGGCTTGCGCCGATTGGGGTTTTCGGACTTATGGTCAAAATTGTCGCCAAGACGGGATTTTCAGCGTTTGTCCCGTTGTTGAGCTACATGTCGGTAGTAGCGGGCGGCCTGTTGATTCATGCGCTCATCACGCTTCCGTTGGTATTAGCACTTGTAGCAAAGGTCAATCCGTTAGAATTTTTTCGGAATATGAGTGATGCCCTCACCACGGCGTTTTCGACCTCTTCTTCGTCAGCCACTCTCCCTCTGACGATTACCAGCGTACAAAAAAAGGCGGGCGTATCAAACAAGATAACCAGTTTCGTCCTTCCTCTCGGTTCAACCATCAACATGGACGGAACTGCTTTGTACGAGTGTGTTGCTGCAATATTCATCGCACAGGCTTACGGCATCGACCTTTCATTCACCCAACAGCTCATTGTGGTAATGACCGCATTACTCGCCTCTATCGGCGCCGCCGGAATTCCGATGGCGGGTCTCGTTATGATGAGCATCATTTTAAATGCGGTAGGTTTGCCTCTCGAAGGCGTGGGATTGATAATAGCGGTCGACAGAGTTCTCGATATGATGAGGACTACTGTAAACGTCTGGAGCGATTCGGTCGGCACTATCACAATCGCGAAGTCTGAAGGCGAAAAAGTCATGGTTTCCTCGTCGGAATAA